A genome region from Candidatus Woesearchaeota archaeon includes the following:
- a CDS encoding tRNA pseudouridine(13) synthase TruD: MRIKETCEDFLVEELIDTSLVSQDSTAYHLYKLKKTNYTTERAVQHIARALHLPRKFIGYAGAKDKRAVTTQYITTKGVKKDNVLSLELKDIALEFVGYATEQLTLGKLSGNTFTINVQEPDFIPAVIPETFVVPNYFDEQRFSSNNAAIGKAILKKEFKAAAELIIGSDTDYGSILVHYLQNHESDYVGAIHRLPKKILLFYVHAVQSLLFNELLAKEIKDGFNVPYSQGIFLFSKNLLEPTPQTLPLIGYDSELTTKQEELLTLHGLDRRNFIVKQFPELTLAGDSRATTIQVTYCKVLQQEKQHITIAFTLPKGAYATIVLKQLFASR; this comes from the coding sequence ATGCGCATAAAAGAAACCTGTGAAGATTTTCTTGTAGAAGAATTAATAGATACATCGCTTGTTAGTCAAGACTCTACTGCATATCATCTTTACAAACTTAAGAAAACAAACTATACAACCGAGCGAGCAGTACAACACATCGCAAGAGCCCTACATCTTCCAAGAAAATTTATAGGTTATGCAGGGGCAAAAGATAAACGCGCAGTAACCACCCAATATATTACCACAAAAGGAGTGAAAAAAGATAACGTTTTAAGTCTTGAATTAAAAGATATTGCGCTAGAGTTTGTCGGATATGCAACTGAGCAACTCACCCTGGGAAAATTATCTGGCAATACATTCACGATTAATGTACAAGAACCAGATTTTATTCCAGCAGTAATTCCTGAAACATTTGTTGTACCTAATTATTTTGACGAACAACGATTTTCAAGTAATAATGCAGCAATAGGAAAAGCAATCTTAAAAAAAGAATTTAAAGCAGCAGCAGAACTCATCATTGGAAGCGATACTGATTATGGTAGTATACTTGTTCACTATTTGCAAAACCACGAAAGTGATTATGTGGGTGCTATTCATAGACTCCCTAAAAAAATACTCCTTTTTTATGTGCACGCCGTGCAAAGTCTTTTGTTTAATGAATTACTTGCAAAAGAAATTAAAGACGGATTTAACGTACCCTATTCGCAAGGAATTTTTTTGTTCTCAAAAAACTTATTAGAGCCAACACCGCAAACACTTCCACTTATAGGTTATGATTCAGAATTAACAACAAAACAAGAAGAACTTCTTACTCTTCACGGCTTGGATAGACGAAATTTCATTGTTAAACAATTTCCAGAACTAACATTGGCAGGTGATAGTCGAGCAACAACAATACAGGTCACTTATTGTAAAGTATTACAACAAGAAAAACAACATATAACTATTGCGTTTACGCTGCCGAAAGGAGCCTACGCAACAATAGTACTTAAACAGCTTTTTGCCAGTCGATAA
- a CDS encoding nucleoside monophosphate kinase has translation MTMKLLIMGAPGAGKGTVSELLIKGVHITHLSMGDLLRYDKDVQKKFGEEINPLMQAGKFVPDSLTIEVISHKLKQLGDKTSFLLDGYPRTLYQTEALLKITNLTGIIHVVIDNEKIIERLSNRRVCACGATYNLKTKPPKVEGICDIDGKKLIQRKDDTPEVLKERLAIYEEKTSPVLTFLREKEIPVLDIPGDFDVRTESEDILQKIIDWQKAV, from the coding sequence ATGACAATGAAATTATTAATCATGGGCGCTCCTGGAGCGGGAAAGGGTACTGTTTCAGAATTACTTATTAAAGGTGTTCACATCACCCATCTTTCCATGGGGGATTTACTTAGATATGACAAGGATGTTCAAAAAAAGTTTGGAGAAGAAATTAATCCGCTCATGCAAGCAGGAAAATTCGTTCCCGATAGCTTAACTATTGAAGTAATCAGCCATAAACTCAAACAATTAGGAGATAAAACTTCTTTTCTTCTTGATGGCTACCCTAGAACTTTATATCAGACTGAAGCTTTACTTAAAATTACAAATCTCACAGGAATTATTCACGTTGTCATTGATAATGAAAAGATTATTGAGCGTTTATCTAATAGGAGGGTGTGTGCGTGCGGCGCAACATATAACCTTAAAACAAAACCACCAAAGGTAGAAGGTATATGTGATATTGATGGTAAAAAACTCATTCAGCGAAAAGATGATACTCCTGAAGTGCTCAAAGAAAGACTTGCTATTTACGAAGAAAAAACAAGTCCCGTGCTTACTTTTTTAAGAGAAAAAGAAATTCCTGTTTTAGATATTCCTGGCGACTTCGATGTTAGAACTGAATCTGAGGATATCTTACAAAAAATTATCGACTGGCAAAAAGCTGTTTAA